Part of the Kitasatospora sp. NBC_01266 genome, CTCGGCCGGTTCATGGACGAGCCGGACGCGGACGGGACGGGCAAGGGCGAAACCGGCGCGGCGAAGCGCGCCGAGAAGGTGCCCGCGGCGGCCTGACCACCTCGGGCTGACCACGACCGAAGACCGACAACTGACAACTGACGACCGAAGACCGAAGACCGAAGACCGAGCGAAGTGTGAGCGCACCGTGATCAGTACCGCCAGGCTGGTGCTGGCCGACCCCCGCGAGGCGGCCGACCTCGGCGCGTTCCTGGTCCGCCTGCTGCGGTTCGACCGCGCGGCGGCGGTCCGGCTCCAGGTGGCCCACGGCGAGGCGGGCGCGGGCGCCGGTGGCGCCGGCGTGCTGGCCGTCTACGGGCGGTTGCCGCTCGGCAGCGCGGGTGTCCTGGCGCTGCGCACCGCGCGACTGGCGGGGTCCGTGGAGTCCGGGGACCAGGCGGCGGCCGCTGACGCGTCCACCGGTCCGGCCGTCGACCTCACCGTCTCGGCGGGCCAGCTGCTGGACGGCGTGGACCAGGAGGACGGCGCGCTCGCCGTACCGCCGCCGGTGACCGGTCCGGCCTGGGCGGGTCTGCTGCCGCCGCGGGCCGGCTGGCGGCTGCTCGGCGCGGTCGGCGCCGACCAGGTGCTCCCGCAACTGCTGGCCGCCGTGGGCGAGTTCAAGGAGCGCACGGCCCAGGTCCCGGAGCACCACCGCACCCGTGCGGTGCTGGACGGCATCGCCGACGAGATCTGGGCCCGCCCGCTCACCGCTCTCCCGGCGCTGCCGCTGCGCGCGGCCCACGCCGCCTACCGGATCGGCTTCCTGCACCCGGGCGCCCCGCTGACGGCGCACCGCGCGGGCGGCTGGCTGCGGCTGACCGCGCCGCACGGCACCGTCGCGCTGCGCGCCGCCGCCGCTCCGGGCGCCGGTCTCGGGCTCACCCCGCTCGGCTGACGCCCGATCGCTGGGGCGGCCGATCGCTGGGGCGGCCGAGCGCTGCGACGTCCGATCGCTGGGGCGGCCGAGCGCTGCGACGTCCGATCGCTGTGACGACCGATCGCTGTGACGACCGACGCCCGCCATACGACCTATGACGATGGCCGGGCCGGGAGATCCGCTCCTCAGCCGGCCTCCCGCTCGTCCGGCCGCACCGCGATGTGGTCGGCGGCCAGCTCGACCGCGACCCGGTGCTCCATCCCCAGCGCCGCCAGGAACTCGCGCGGCAACTGCACCCGGCCGGTGCGGTCCAGCATCACGTACTCCCGCTCGCTGACCGTCTCCTGGCCCTGCTCGTCGGTGAGCGTGTGCCGCAGCACCTCGGAGCTGGTCCGCCCGTCCCGGATCGCCACCGTGCGGCGGACCTCGCCGGCCACCATCGGGTCGTGCGTCACGATCACCACGGTGGCGCCCAGTTCGCGGTTGACGGTGCGGAAGGCCTCGAAGATCCCGGCAGCGGTCTCCGAGTCCAGCTCACCGGTCGGCTCGTCGGCCAGCACCACCGAGGGGTTGTTGGCCATCGCGACGGCGATCGCCACCCGCTGCTGTTCGCCGCCGGAGAGCTGGGCGAGCCGCCGGTCGGCCAACCGCGCGATGCCGAGCGCGTCCAGCAGCTCATGGGCTCGGGCAGCCCGTCGCTTGGCCCGGCCGGCCGCCCAGCGCTCGCCGTTCAACTGCATCGGCAGTGCCACGTTCTGGGCCGCCGTCAGGAACGGCATCAGATTGCGCGCGGTCTGCTGCCAGACGAAGCCGACCACCTCGCGGCGGTAGCGCAGCCGCTCCTTCGCGGTCATGCTCAGCAGGTCGCACCCGGCCACCGCGGCCGAGCCGGCCGACGGGACGTCGAGTCCGGCCAGGATGTTGAGCAGGGTGGACTTGCCGCTGCCGGAGGCACCGACCAGCGCGACCAGGTCGCCCTTCTCCACCAGCAGGTCAAGGCCCTGCAGCGCCTGCACCTCGACCCGGTCCGCGGTGAAGATCCGCACCAGCCGGTCGCAGCTGATCACCGAGTCGTGCCCGTAGACGGGAGCGGCCTTGGCGGTCCGCACCCGCTGCCGCAGCTCCTCGAGGCTCACTTCGCCTTCCGGGCCAACGCCCGGCAAGCCACCCGGCACGCCCTCCGGCCTACCGTCCCGCCCACCGCTCATCGCTGGTCACCCGCTCTCAACTCGGTATTGATCTGCCGCCGCCCGGCGAACAGTGTCTCCGCGACCACCACCGCGCAGGACAGCGCCGCCAGGATCAGTGCCTGCCAGGCCACCGGCAGCGGTGCCGCCAGCAGGCCGCCGGGCACGCTGGTGCCGACCACGGCCGTCAGGTTCACCGCCGTGCCGAGCAGCGGCACGGTCAGGTAGGTCACCCCGGCCCCGGCGAGCGCGGCGAGCAGGGTCTGCGGCAGCGTTTCGATCAGGATCAGTGCCAGGCCCTGGCGCGGTCGCAGGCCCATGGTGCGCAACCGGGCCAGCAGCGCGGCCCGTTCGGGTGCCGCGCGGAGCAGGGTGAGCAGCAGCGCGAGGGCGCTGAACCCGGCGGCGGCGATCACGGCGGTCCAGAACAGCCGCTCGGCCGCGAGCTCCAGCGGACTGTCGCCCAGCCCACCTGCGTAGTCCCGCTCGGTGGCGATGACGAACTGCTGGCTCACCTGGCCGAGTCGACCCGCCTGGCTGTCGCCGCCGGGCCCGCCCGCCGGCAGCTCGCCGGCCAGCAGCCCGCTCAGCTGGGCGCCGGTGATCCCGTCGCCGGTGCCGAACCACTCGTTGGGTGCCGCGATCAGCGTTGCGGCCCTGGGCAGTTGGCGCACCACGGCGGCGCCGGAGACGATCACCACCGGGCGCTCGGCGGGGTCCGGTATCGCGGGGGTGGCGTGGAACACGCCCGCCATCCCGATCCGCAACTGTCCGTAGGCCGCCGGAAGTTGGATCCCGGCACCGCCGCTGCCGACGGCGGCGGCCGCATTGTCGCTGACCAGCGCGGGGACCAAGTCGTCGGAGCCGTCCGACGAGCCGTCCGACGAGCCGTCCGACGAGTTGCTCGACGAGCCGCCCGTGCCCTCCAGCAGGGCGGGATCGAACTGCCCGTACCCGACCCGCTTCGAGAGTGCGGCGTAGCTCTGCGGATCGACCATGACCAGGATCGTCCCGGCCATGTCGACACCGTCGCTGGTGGCGAGCGCCCCGAGCGGGTCGATCACCACCGAGGTGCCGGCCCGCATCCCGGGCAGCTTGGCCGCGGCCGCCGGGAAGCCGGCCGGCAGGGTGGTCCCCTCGGCCGCCGCCACCCGGGCGTCCCCGCCGACCAGCTGACGGACCGCCACCTCCCGCGCCGAGGCGGTGGAGGTCAGCACGGTGACCCCGAAGCCCGCCGTGGTGACCGCGAGCAGCAGCGCCATCAGCGGCAGCACGGTGGGGGAGCGCCGCCGGGAGCCGGACCCGTCCAGGCCCTGGCCGGCGCCGCCGCCCCGGGTGGCCCTGGCCAGGCCGAGGAAGCCGATCGCCCCGCGCCCGCGCGCCGCCAGGCGCGCCCCGGGGGCGAGCAGCAGCGGGAAGAGCCGGGCCAGCAGCACCGTCCCGGCGACCGCCAGCAGCACCGGTGCCGCACTCAGCAGCAGGTCCAGCGAGCTACCGGGCGGGGCGACCCCGCGCCGGCGCACGGCCAGCACCGCGCCGGCGGCCAGCGCCAGCGCGGCCAGCTCCGCGACCAGCCGGCCGGGCCCGCCCAGCGGCCGGGCGAACCGGGAACGCCGGCCGGTCCGCACCGGTGCGGACCGGCGCCCCTTGCCCCGGGGCCCGGTGGCCCGCAGCATCGCCACCGCCCGCACCGGGAACGGCAGCAGCCCCGCCAGCCCCGTCAGGACGCCGAGCAGCACCGCGCTCGTCCACCGGGGCGTGGGCAGCAGCACCAGCGCCAATGCGGTGCCGAGCAGCGCGGCCGGCAGCACCGCCACCGCGGTCTCGGCGAGCAGCCGCCCGCCGATCGCCCGCAGCGAGCCACCGCGGGCCCGGAGCAGGGTCAGCTCGGCCTGCCGGCGGTCCACCGCGAGCCCGGCCGCCAGTAGCAGCACCACCAGGGCTACCGCGCCCGCGCCGAGCGGGCCGATCGCGTAGAGCGGGGCGGCCGCCGCGCGTTCCCGTTGGGCCTGCTGCAGCAGCGTGGGCAGGCTGGACTGGGCCTGGAGGTCGGGGACGCCACTGGTGATCGCCAGCTGCGCGGCCAGCGGGCCGTTCAGGATCGAGCTGATCAGCTGCTGCGCCTGGCCGAGCTGGTAGCCGTGCAGGTGGTGCGGGTCGACCGGGACCTGCCAGAACAGCGCGGCCCCGCCGTCCCAGTCCGGCAGCTGCGCCAGTGCGTCGCCACCGACCAGCGCGTTCACCTGCCAGTAGCGGACGGGCTGCCCGCCCGGGACGCTCATGCTGGCCACGCAGGGCGCGGCCAGGCAGCTGACGGGGGACCAGAACGGCCCGTTCGGGTCGGTCAGCTGGAACACACCGACCACCACGGCCTGGCTCCGGGGGCCCTGGGTGGGCGGCACGGGGCCCGCGAAGGTGGTGCTCGGGCCGGTGTTCAGGACGGTGCCCAGGCCGGCGTGCAGCAGATCGGCGGTCGGCTTGGCCAAGGCGATCTCGAAACGGCGGCCGCCGGTGGGACCGATGTCGTCGGCGGTCGGCAGGCGGCCGGACAGCAGCCGCAGGTGGGCGCCCTGGTCGTGCAGGGTGATCAGGTTCATCGACGGCGGCGCCGGCGGCGGACCGTCGATCTGCGGCAGCCCGGGGTCGGTCAGGTTGCTGGGGACGGTGGTCTGGGCGCCGTAGGTCTCCTCCCCCGGGGCGGCGGCCAGCGGCCCGCTGAGCTCGGCGGGGAGCGTCTTGGCCACGGTGTCCAGGACCTGCTGGCGGTAGCCGGTGAGGCCGCCGGCGCGGCCGATGCCGCCGATGCCGCCACTGCCCTGGTCGTTGGTGACCTGGGCCGTCAGGCTGCGGGCGGTCGGCGAGGCGTCGTCGAGCAGTTTGGCGACCGCGTGGTCGGAGTCCCGGTCCAGGGTGCGGGGCAGCGCCACGGCCAGGAACGTGGTGCCGAGCACCAGGACGGCCAGCAGCAGCGCGGCGGTGCGGCTGGTCCGCAGCCGGGTCCGCACCCAGGGGGCAAGCGGGCGAGCGGCGCTCACATCTCCTCCGAGAGGCGCAGGCGGGCGATGGTTTCGGCCCCCCGGGCCGGCCGCAGTACCCGGTGGACGGTGAGCAGGACGGGCAGCGCGGCGACCGCCGCCAGCAGCACCGCCGCCTGCCCGGTCGGCAGCACCACCAGCACCGGTGGCATCGGGCGCTGCGCGGCCTGGGTGAGCACGGTGTGCGGCACCACCAGGTGGACCAGCACGGTGCCGAGCAGGGCGCCGACCCCGAGGCCGAGCGCGATCAGGATGCCCTGCTCGGCGGCGGCGGTCCTGGCCAGTTGCTGGTGCCGGGCGCCGAGCGCGCGCAGCACGGCGAACTCACCGGCCCGCTCACTGGCGGCGCCCACCTCGGCCGCGGCGAAGCCGATCGCGGCCAGCACGGCCGCCGCGACGGTCAGCGCCAGCAGCGCGCTCTGCGGCGCGGCGCTCAGCGGGTCGGCCCGCATGCCGGCCAACTGCTCGCTGTTCAGCTCGATCTGGGCCGGCACGGTGCCGGCCCGCAGCTTGGCGGCGGCCTGGGCGGGCACCGGGTCGCCCGGCCCGGCGCTGGGCAGCCACCACTCGCTGGGGCCCAGCGGCAGGCCGCCGGCGCCGGCCAGCGCCCGGTCCAGGGTGGGCAGGTCGACCATCAGCGCGGTGGTCGGGCCACCGCTGTCGCTGCCGACGGTGGGCAGTGCGGGGACCACCTCGGTGATCTTGATGTCCACGTTCACCGTGCCGAGCGCCACCGGGACGTGCTGGCCGACCTTGGCGCCGGTGGCGTCGAGGTAGTCCTTGGTCGCGGCGGCGTCGACGGTGGCGGGGAACGAGCCGCCCGGTCCGGCCACGGTCACCTGCTGGGTGTCGGTGACGCTCTGCGGGTAGCTCAGACCGATCAGGTCCTGGCCGTTGGCCGGGGCCAGGGCGGAGGCTTTCTGCGGGGCGCCGGGCGTGATGGGCGTCTGGGTGCCGGGTATGACGGGCACCGGCTGGTTGCCGGTCCCGCTGCTGTCGTCCGTGAGGTGCCAGTCCAGTCCGTCGGGACGCGGCACCGGCACGCCGGGTGCGCCGGACGCGTCCACCGAGCTGAGCCGATGGATCGTCAGCTCCTGCCGCACGTCATAGCCGGAGAAGCTGTTGGTGATCTGGAACCCGGTCAGCGTGAGCGGGTAGGCCGGCCGGCCGGCCGGGGCGGCGAAGAGCGAGCCGAGGTCCGCCGAGATGGTGGCCGAACCCTGGTCGGGCAGGTTGGGGACGATCGCCTCCAGCGCGACCCCGAACCGGTCGCGCAGCTCCACGCGCAGCGTGGGGGCGGCCTCGCGGGGGTCCTCGGGCAGGTTGAAGGCGGTGGGCGGTGATGCGGGCTGGTCGGTCCGCACTGACAGGTCGAGGTCGAGCCGGATCGGTTGGCCCGGCAGCGTGATCCCGCCGGCCGGTCCGGTGGCCGCGCCGGCCGTCCACCCGGGGGACGCCGCACCGGCGGTGGCGGCGGTGGCGGGTCCGGTGGCCGCGCCGCCGGTTGTGCCGCCGGAGGTCAGCGAGTCGAACAGCTGGACCGGCGTCTTCCCACCGGTCAGGTCCGGACGCAGCCGCACCGAGTCGGCCGCGTCCTTGGTGTCGAGCGCCAGCAGCTGCCCGATCCGCCCGCTGCGCAGCGGCAGCGGTTGCCGGGTGACGGGCAGGAACCGGTTGCCGCCGGGCAGGGCCGCCAGCACCCCGCCCTGGCCCGTCGCCGGCACGGCGAGGCCGGTCACCTTGAGGCCGTTGACGGTGGCGAAGTCGGCCTGGTCGCGCTGCGAGACGTTGAGCGAGGCGGCCTGGCCGAGCGCGAGCAGGCCCATCGAGACCGCGAAGACCAGCAGCAGCACCGGGCCCGCGTTGCGCCGCGGCCGGCGGGCGAACTGCCAGCCGGCCAGCGCACCCGGCAGCCCGCGGCGCCGGCTCGCCCAGCGCTCGCCGAGCCGGGCGACCAGCGGCAGCAGGCGCAGCGCCAGCATCGTGCCGGCGCACAGCGCCAGGGTGGGCGCGGCGACCAGGACCGGGTCCAGGCCCAGTCGCCCGCCGGCGTCCGCGCTCAGCGCCCCGCCGCCGGCGGTCGCGGCGCCGGCGGTGGCCGAGACCGTGCCGCCGGCCGCCGAGCCGTAGTGCGTGAGCTGCAGGTAGCCCAGCACGGCCAGCGCCAGCAGCGCGAGGTCGGCGCCGGAGCGGGCCAGCCCCGAGGCGAGCGCCTGGCGCCGCCCGGCCCGCCGCTGCAGCGTCGAGCCGGCCGCTCGCAGCGCGGTGGGCACCAGCACCACCAGGACCGCGCCGGCGGCGACCGCGAACGAGATCAGCCAGCCGCCGGCCGACAGCCCGCCGCCCAGCGTGACCCCGGTGCGGGCGAGCGGGCCGTAGGTGTCGAGCAGGCGCAGCAGGGGCGGTGTGAGCAGCGGGGCGAGCACGGCGGCGGGCAGCGCGAGCACGGCCGCCTGCAGCGCGGTCAGCCGGGCGACCTGGTGCCAGGCGGCCCCGCGCGCGGTGAGCAGTCCGTCCTCGGTGGCCTGCCGCTCGACCAGCAGCCGGGTCACCAGGACCAGCGCGGCGATCGCCAGCACGGCCAGTTGCAGGGCGCCGATCACCAGGGTGGAGGTGGCCGCCAGCAGGTCGTTGTGCAACTGGTCCAGGACGTTCGGCAGTTGACTGGTGGCAGTGAGGCCGGTCTGGTTCTGGAAGAGGGTCAGCCGGCTGCTCGTCCGGTCCCCGAGGGCGTCCAGCCGGCTCGCCTGGGCCTTGGAGAAGTCGGCGGAGATCAGCCAGTTGTCGCCCTCCTGGGCGACCCGGCCGCTGCTGAAGACCGAGGCGGGGACCAGCAACGGGCCGTAGGTGGTGAAGCCGTTGACCTTCAGGCCGCGTCCGGCCAGCGGGTCGAGCTGCCAGTACGGGGAGTTCGGGGTGGCGGCGTGGTAGCTGCCGGTGATCTGGATGTCCAGCGGGGAGCCGTCGAACCGGTCGACCAGCCGCAGGGTGGTCGGCAGGCTCGCCCCGCGCAGGCCGAGCCGGCCGATCGCGGCGTCCGGCACGGCCACCTGGACCGGCGCGCCGGCGGCGGTGGCCTGCGGCAGGTGCCCGGTGCTGACGGTGACCTCGGCCGGGTCGAGGGCGCCGAGCAGGGTCAGGTCGGGGTCGGCCGGCTGGCTGTTCGCGTTGGTGGCGCCGGCGGTGGCGCTGGTGGCGGGCAGTCCGTAGGCGTGGCTGAGGGCCAGCTCGCGCACGGTGCTGGGCATGGGGTCGAAGATGCCCTTGGCCAGCGCCTGGACCTGTTGGTCGGCCGCCCCCCGCTTGCTCGCGTCCAGCGAGTCGGAGCTGACCTGGACGGTGGTCTGCGCCTGGTTCTGGACGTTGAGAGCCCGGCGCACCCCGGCGTCCCCGGCCCCGGCCTCGAAGGCGCTCAGTGCGCAGAGCACCGTGGCCGTGAGCAGTACGGTCAGCGCGGCGGCCGAGGCCAGCGCCCAGCGACTGCGCAGTCTGCGCAGGACAAAGCCCATGGGCGATTCCGCCCTCCCCCCGAAACGACCGGATAACGGGCGATGCTGTCAGACCACGAACCCTGTGGGAAGGGCCATAAGGGCAACAACGCCTGCTACCGGTGAGACGGATGGGACCTCAGTGCGCGTTCACCATCGAGGCGGCGGCGTAGCTCAGGTAGTCCCAGAGCTGCCGCTCGGCGGCCGGTGGCAGGGCCAGTTCGTCGACCGCCACCCGCATGTGCCGCAGCCACGCGTCGTGCGCGGCCCGGTCGACCTTGAACGGGGCGTGCCGCATCCGCAGCCGGGGGTGGCCGCGCTGCTCGCTGTAGGTGCGCGGGCCGCCCCAGTACTGCATCAGGAAGAGCACCAGGCGCTCCTCGGCACCGGCCAGGTCCTCCTCGGGGTACATCGGACGCAGCAACTCGTCCGTGGCCACCCCCTGGTAGAAGCGGTGCACCAGCCGACGGAAGGCGGCCTCGCCGCCCACCGCCTCGAAGAAGCTCTCCTCGCCTGTCCCGTCACGCCCGATCTCAGTCACCTGACCATGGTCGCAGACTGCCACCGGGGCCGGGAACCAGGACTTTCGTCCCAGGTCCCCGGCCCCGGTGGCGGCCAGGACGGTCAGGCCTCTTCCCAGTCGAAGAGCCGCCAGGCGATCAGGCTGAGCACCGCGGCGAACGCCAGCAGGCCGCCCATCTGCGGCAGCACGTCCATCAGCCCGCCGCCGCGGCTGAGCACCGTCTGGGCGGAGGTGACCAGGTAGTGCAGCGGGAAGACCTTGGACAGCTGCTGCAGCCAGTGCGGGGTGCCGTCCAGCGGGAAGAAGGCACCGGACAGGAAGGACATCGGCAGGATGATCACCTGGTTGATGCCGTTGGCCGCCTCCTCGGTCTTCGCGATCGCGCCGGTGACCAGCCCGATCGACATGAAGGCCAGGGTGGCGCAGAGCACCAGCGGGATCACCAGCGGCCAGTTGCCGGTCAGCTTGAGGCCGAAGGCCGGCGTGGTGGCCACCGCCAGGAAGATCGCGGTCTGCACCAGCGCCACCACGCAGGTGACCAGGATCCGCGAGCCGACGATCGCGCCGATGCTGACCGGTGCCAGCCGCAGCCGCCGCAGGATCCGCTTCTTGCGCCAGTTGACCAGGCTCAGCGAGGCGCCGAAGATCGCGCCGGTGGCCACCGCCCAGCCCAGCAGGCCGGGGGTGAGGTACTGGATCGGCTTGAGGCTCTGGTCCTCGACCTGGCTCGCCGCCATGCTGTAGGCGGGCGTGGTCACGTGCGCGGCGGCCAGGTTGGCCTGCTGGATCAGCCCGCTCACATCGCCCTGCAGGGCGCCCGACTTGACCGTGTCGGCGGCGCTGTAGCGGACCACCACCTGTCCGCCGGTGCCCTGTTCGATCAGCGCGTCGTAGTCGCCCTTCCTGACCTTGGCCAACGCGCTCTGCTCGTCCGGGACCTGAGTGATCGTCATCACCTGGTCGAGCTCGGCGCGGGCCGCCCCGGTGGCCGAGTCCAGCACGGCCACCGGCCCGACCTGCGCCACCTTGATGTGCGGCGAGGTGGCCCCCTTGAAGAGGAAGCCGAAGAGCACCAGGAACATCAGCGGCATCGCCAGCGTGAAGAACAGCGCCGTGCGGTCCCGCACGAAGGCCACCAGCATCACCCGGGAGAGGCCGACGAAGGCGCTGGCCCGCTCCTTCTGCGGAACGCTCATGCGCGGTACTCCCGTCCGGTCAGGTGCAGGAAGACGTCCTCCAGGGTGGCGCCGCGGACCTCCAGGCCGCGCAGCGCGTTCTGCTCGGCCAGCACGGAGAGCACGGGGGCCGGCAGCCGGGTGGAGAGCGAGAGCAGCACCCCGTTGTCCTCCAGCGCGGTGATCTCGGCCCCCGCCGCCGCGAACAGTTCGCGGGCCCGCTCGGCGTCGAGCAGCCCGGACTCCACGCTGACCCGGACCGTGTCGTCCAGGTCGCGGACCAGTGCGGCCGGTGCGCCGGTGCGCAGCACCTTGCCGTGGTCCATCACCGCGACCCGGTCGCAGAGGATCTCGGCCTCGTCCAGGTAGTGCGTGGTGAGCACCACGGTGCGGCCCTCGGCGTTGATGTCCCGCAGCAGGTCCCAGAGGTTGCGCCGGGCCTGCGGATCCAGGCCCGTGGTCGGCTCGTCCAGGAAGACCAGCTCCGGATCGTGCACCAGCGCGCAGGCGATCGAGAGCCGCTGGGCCTGACCACCGGACATCTTGTCGGTGCGCACGACGGCGGACTCGGTCAGCCCGACCCGCTCCAGCCAGGTGTCGGCCCGCTTGGGGCCGATGCCGTAGAAGGAGGCGAAGGTGCGGATGGTCTCCCGCGCGGTCAGCTTGTCGAAGAAGGCGGAGGCCTGGAACTGCACCCCGATCCGCGGCAGCAGCTTCGGATTGCGCGGCCAGGGCGCCAGCCCCAGCAGCTCGACATGGCCCTCGTCGGCCTCGCGGATCCCTTCCAGGATCTCCAAGGTGGTGGTCTTGCCGGCGCCGTTGGGCCCGAGCAGACCGAAAAATTCGCCAGTCCCGACGGTGAGCGACACCCCGTCGACGGCCTGGACATCCCCGTACCGCTTCCGGATCCCGTCCGCGGCTATTGCAGTTGTCATGAGGCCAGACACTACGGTCACCGGGAAGGCGGCTACCAGTGGCGGGCCGGGGTTGTGGCACGCCGGTGGTAGTGATCCGGTCCGCCGCTGTCCCACCCGGAGCGTGGGACAGCGGCGGACCGGCCGAGCGCGACTACGCCCGGATCAGCGTGATGGTGGTCCAGGCGCCGATGTGGATCCGGTCGCCCTCGCCCAGCGGGATGGCGGTGTGCGGGGTGATCGGGTCCGCGCCGCCGTTGAGGGTGGTGCCGTTGGTCGAGTCCTGGTCGACCAGCACCCAGCTGCCGTCGGGCTGTTCGGCGAGCAGCGCGTGCTGGTGCGAGGCCCCCGGGTCCTCCGGCGGCACCGACAGGTCGATCTCCGGGACGGTGCCCTTGTGCTGGCTGCGCCGCCCGATCCGCAGCTGGCCGCGACCGGTGATCGGGATCCGGCGCTCGGGGCAGTACGGCGGGAAGAAGAGCCCGGAGGCCTCCGGCCCGCTGCGCGCCATCATGTCGGTGAAGTACTCGCGGTCCGCGGCGACCACGGCCACCCAGGTGGTGCGGGTCTGCTCCATCGGCTGCTGCTGCGCGGGCGGCGTCAGCGCGAACGAGGTCGGGTACTCCATCGGCGGCTGCTGGTGCTGCTGTTGCTGCTGCGGGGGTGCCTGCTGCTCGGGCAGTTGCTGGTAGCCGTGGTCGGGGTAGCCGGTGGCCGGGTACCCGCCGTTCTCCGGGTAGCCGTTGTCCGGGTACCCGTTCTCGGCGTAGCCCCGCTCCGGGTAGCCGTTGTCCGGGTAGCCGTTCCCGGCGGCCGGGTAGGGCTGGTGCGTCGACTGCTCGGCCGGCGGGTAGCCGTAACCCTGCTGCTGGTGCTGCGGCTGGGCGGGCGGCACCGGCCCGCCCACCGGCGGGTAGCCGTAGCCGCCCGGTGCCGGGTGCTGCGGGGGAGCGGTGGCGGCCAGGTCGTAGTCGTAGCCGCACTCCTCGCAGTACCGCCCGGTCTGCGGGGTCTGGCAGATCGGGCAGGTGACCAGGGCCTCGGTGGCCCCCGCCCCCGGGTAGCCCCCGGCCGCGCCCAGCGGCGGGGCGGGCGGCATCGGCGGCATCGGCGGCGCCGCCGAGAAGGCTGCCCCACCGGCCGCCCCCACCGGCACCGAGCCGGAGGCCGGGTTCATCGGGAAGCCACAGAAGTCGCACCAGTCCTCGGCTTGCGACTCATGGCCCCTAGGGCAGATCGGCATCAATTCCCCCACATCTCAGCAGGTCCGGCTCGCGGTGGCACCAGGTCATGTCAGCGCACCACGATACCGATGAGTGGTGAAGCGGTGAACGCCGGATCGAAGCCGTTCATGCCCGGTACGCGCCGGTGCACGCCCGCCGCGCTCACTCCGGGCGCTTCTTGCCGGCCACCCGGACCGTCTTGGTCGAGCGGGTCTCCAGGGTCATCGAGTCGGCCTCGCTGACGTCCTTGCGGAACTTGACCGTGCCCTCCTTGGCGTCCACCACGTCGACCACCTTCTGCAGCAGCTTGAAGGTGCCCTCGTTGCCGGTCTGGTGGGCGAGGCGGACGGCCGCGCCGAGCTTGGCGGTGGCCCGGTCGACGTCGCCGGCCCGGTGCGCCTCCAGGCCCTCCTGGATGGCGTCGGCGAGTTCGGCCTGGCCGGTGTAGTGGGCGACCTGCGGGCTGATCTTGGTGGAGGAGGCCAGGTCGTCCGTCCAGACCGCCTTGACCAGCCCCTGGGAGAGCACCTCGGTGCTGCCGTCGGCCTGCGGCAGCACCAGCGAGATCCGGGCGGCCAGCATCTCGTTGCCGACCGCGGCCGTCGGGACCTGCACGCAGACGTGGTAGTCGCGGCTCTCGTCGCCCCAGGAGCCGGTCGGGTAGTCGCCGGCCCGCGGCCCGGCCTCGACCCGGCGCTCGGTGAGGTCCTCCAGGTTCGGGGCGACCTGCTTGACGAACTTCACCGTCGCGTTGGCCGGGGTCCAGACCCGCAGCGCCACGTCCGCGACCTGCTTGCCCATCGCGGCCTCCATCATCGAGCGGAAGTCGTCGGCCAGGCCCGAGGGCTCGGCGACGATGTCCACCGTGCCGAGCAGCGCGGAGGAGATCCGGCGCAGCTCGGGGATCTCCCAGTCGGTCCCCACCCCGCGGCAGTCGGCGGTGAAGTGGCCGCTCACCCGGTCCAGGGTGCGCTGCAG contains:
- a CDS encoding ABC transporter ATP-binding protein, with amino-acid sequence MSGGRDGRPEGVPGGLPGVGPEGEVSLEELRQRVRTAKAAPVYGHDSVISCDRLVRIFTADRVEVQALQGLDLLVEKGDLVALVGASGSGKSTLLNILAGLDVPSAGSAAVAGCDLLSMTAKERLRYRREVVGFVWQQTARNLMPFLTAAQNVALPMQLNGERWAAGRAKRRAARAHELLDALGIARLADRRLAQLSGGEQQRVAIAVAMANNPSVVLADEPTGELDSETAAGIFEAFRTVNRELGATVVIVTHDPMVAGEVRRTVAIRDGRTSSEVLRHTLTDEQGQETVSEREYVMLDRTGRVQLPREFLAALGMEHRVAVELAADHIAVRPDEREAG
- a CDS encoding FtsX-like permease family protein, yielding MGFVLRRLRSRWALASAAALTVLLTATVLCALSAFEAGAGDAGVRRALNVQNQAQTTVQVSSDSLDASKRGAADQQVQALAKGIFDPMPSTVRELALSHAYGLPATSATAGATNANSQPADPDLTLLGALDPAEVTVSTGHLPQATAAGAPVQVAVPDAAIGRLGLRGASLPTTLRLVDRFDGSPLDIQITGSYHAATPNSPYWQLDPLAGRGLKVNGFTTYGPLLVPASVFSSGRVAQEGDNWLISADFSKAQASRLDALGDRTSSRLTLFQNQTGLTATSQLPNVLDQLHNDLLAATSTLVIGALQLAVLAIAALVLVTRLLVERQATEDGLLTARGAAWHQVARLTALQAAVLALPAAVLAPLLTPPLLRLLDTYGPLARTGVTLGGGLSAGGWLISFAVAAGAVLVVLVPTALRAAGSTLQRRAGRRQALASGLARSGADLALLALAVLGYLQLTHYGSAAGGTVSATAGAATAGGGALSADAGGRLGLDPVLVAAPTLALCAGTMLALRLLPLVARLGERWASRRRGLPGALAGWQFARRPRRNAGPVLLLVFAVSMGLLALGQAASLNVSQRDQADFATVNGLKVTGLAVPATGQGGVLAALPGGNRFLPVTRQPLPLRSGRIGQLLALDTKDAADSVRLRPDLTGGKTPVQLFDSLTSGGTTGGAATGPATAATAGAASPGWTAGAATGPAGGITLPGQPIRLDLDLSVRTDQPASPPTAFNLPEDPREAAPTLRVELRDRFGVALEAIVPNLPDQGSATISADLGSLFAAPAGRPAYPLTLTGFQITNSFSGYDVRQELTIHRLSSVDASGAPGVPVPRPDGLDWHLTDDSSGTGNQPVPVIPGTQTPITPGAPQKASALAPANGQDLIGLSYPQSVTDTQQVTVAGPGGSFPATVDAAATKDYLDATGAKVGQHVPVALGTVNVDIKITEVVPALPTVGSDSGGPTTALMVDLPTLDRALAGAGGLPLGPSEWWLPSAGPGDPVPAQAAAKLRAGTVPAQIELNSEQLAGMRADPLSAAPQSALLALTVAAAVLAAIGFAAAEVGAASERAGEFAVLRALGARHQQLARTAAAEQGILIALGLGVGALLGTVLVHLVVPHTVLTQAAQRPMPPVLVVLPTGQAAVLLAAVAALPVLLTVHRVLRPARGAETIARLRLSEEM
- a CDS encoding globin, which translates into the protein MTEIGRDGTGEESFFEAVGGEAAFRRLVHRFYQGVATDELLRPMYPEEDLAGAEERLVLFLMQYWGGPRTYSEQRGHPRLRMRHAPFKVDRAAHDAWLRHMRVAVDELALPPAAERQLWDYLSYAAASMVNAH
- a CDS encoding ABC transporter permease — protein: MSVPQKERASAFVGLSRVMLVAFVRDRTALFFTLAMPLMFLVLFGFLFKGATSPHIKVAQVGPVAVLDSATGAARAELDQVMTITQVPDEQSALAKVRKGDYDALIEQGTGGQVVVRYSAADTVKSGALQGDVSGLIQQANLAAAHVTTPAYSMAASQVEDQSLKPIQYLTPGLLGWAVATGAIFGASLSLVNWRKKRILRRLRLAPVSIGAIVGSRILVTCVVALVQTAIFLAVATTPAFGLKLTGNWPLVIPLVLCATLAFMSIGLVTGAIAKTEEAANGINQVIILPMSFLSGAFFPLDGTPHWLQQLSKVFPLHYLVTSAQTVLSRGGGLMDVLPQMGGLLAFAAVLSLIAWRLFDWEEA
- a CDS encoding ABC transporter ATP-binding protein, with protein sequence MTTAIAADGIRKRYGDVQAVDGVSLTVGTGEFFGLLGPNGAGKTTTLEILEGIREADEGHVELLGLAPWPRNPKLLPRIGVQFQASAFFDKLTARETIRTFASFYGIGPKRADTWLERVGLTESAVVRTDKMSGGQAQRLSIACALVHDPELVFLDEPTTGLDPQARRNLWDLLRDINAEGRTVVLTTHYLDEAEILCDRVAVMDHGKVLRTGAPAALVRDLDDTVRVSVESGLLDAERARELFAAAGAEITALEDNGVLLSLSTRLPAPVLSVLAEQNALRGLEVRGATLEDVFLHLTGREYRA